Sequence from the Arthrobacter pigmenti genome:
GAAGCGCGAGGTCACAACTCTTCTGCAGGAAACGGACTCGTTCGAGATCAGCGGCGATGGTAAGCGCGCCGTCGTCATCCGGGATGGAGCGTTGACTGCTATCCCGACGTCAGGCTCGGTCGAGGCCGATTCGCCGGAACGGATAGCCGTGGAACTGAACCGGATCCGGGTTTTGCTCGACCCGCCAAGTGTTTGGCGGCAGGCGTTCGAGGATGCCTGGCGCCTGCAGCGGGACTTCTTCTGGGCAGAGGATATGGGCGGACTCGACTGGACAGCCGTGCGCGATCGCTATCGGCCCGTCCTGGACCGGATTGGTTCGCATGATGACCTCGTGGATGTCCTCTGGGAGCTGCACGGCGAGTTGGGTACCTCCCATGCCTACGTCACGCCCGCACCCGCCTCCGAGCCCGGCGCCGGTGCGCAGGGGTTCCTCGGTGCGGAGCTGAGCCGCGCGGACCGCGGATGGCGGGTGGACCGGATCTTCGCCGGCGAGTCGTCAGACCCACAGGCTACGTCTCCCTTGAGCGCACCGGGAGTGGGTGTGCGGCCCGGCGATCTCATTCAGGCCGTGGACGGGATCCCGGTACCTCCTGAGCTGGGCCCGTCCGTACTTCTGACTGGAGCGGGCGGCCGCACCGTCGAGCTGACGATCGCCCGGCTCGACGGCGACGGCGGCGAGCCGGCCGTACGGCGCGTGGCGGTGATCCCACTGCGCAGCGAGGAGCGCCTGCGGTACCAGAACTGGGTCAGTGCCAACCGCGCAATCGTCCATGAGGCGTCAGAGAACCGGTTCGGATATCTCCACATTCCCGACATGGTTGCCAAGGGGTGGGCGCAGTTGCACAGGGACCTGGACCGTGAAACCGAGCGTGATGGCCTCATCATCGACGTGCGACGGAACCGTGGAGGACACACTTCCCAGTTGGTCGCCGAACTCATCGGCAGGAAGGTGACGGCCTGGTCACTGCCTCGGGGGGAGCAGCCGGGCACCTATCCGGCGCACGCGCCGCGTGGCCCTGTTGTGATCCTGACTGACGAATTCGCGGGATCAGACGGGGACATCATCACGCAGGTATCGAAACTGCGCGGTATCGGACCGGTGATCGGCACCCGGACGTGGGGCGGCGTCGTCGGTATCGACGGACGCTTCAACCTTGCCGACGGGACGGGAGTGACGCAGCCCCGCTACGCGTTCTGGATGACAGGCGACGTGGAATGGGGTGTCGAGAACTACGGCGTTGAGCCGGACATTGAAGTGCCGTTCCCACCGCATGCCTACGCAGCTCAGGACGACCCGCAGCTTGAGCATGGAGTTGGAATTCTTCGGGAGATGATTGCCGAGTTGCCTACGGACGTTCCCCCGGTTCGGCAGAATTACCCGCGCCTCGCGCCCGAGCCGCTGCCGCCGCGCAACTGATTGCTCTGATTATTCAGCGCTGAAGCAAGTAAATCGCCCCGGACACCAAAAGCGGTGTCCGGGGCGATTCGCTTAAAGTGGCGAGCGATCAGGACTCGAGGGTCGCGTCCAGCGAAATGTCCTTTACTCCAGCGAGTGCCTGGGAGACGGGGCAACCCGTCTTCGCATCCTCAGCGATGCGCTGGAAATCCTCCTCGCTCAGGCCGGGAACGGACGCCTTCAGGGTCAAACGAATCGCAGTGATGCCGACACCGGCTTCGAAATCCACTTCGGCGTTTGTCTCGACCCGGTCAGGCGTCTTGCCTTCGCCGCCCAGCGCATGGCTGAACGCCATTGAAAAGCAGGCTGAATGGGCGGCGGCGATCAGCTCCTCCGGGCTGGTCTTTCCTCCGGCTTCTTCGGCGCGTGCCTTCCACGTAACGTCGTAGGTTCCGAGTCCCGAGGTGTCGAGTGATACCTGACCCGAACCTGAGGGCAGATCGCCTGTCCAGACTGTGTGTGCTGAGCGTACGGTAGCCATGAGTTCTCCTGTTCACTGGTTGAATCCTGCAGCCAGGCGTTTGCCGGGCTTTTTCCTCGTCCGGAGAGGAGGAAGACTGTGTGGTTGGTGGCGTATGGCGAAAGGCAGTATCCAGGGCGCCCTGGATACTGCCTTTCCTGCAACTGTCGGCAACTACAACCTACAGACTGAAGACTCGAGTCTAAAGACCGAGGTCCGCTTCAAACGCCCCGTCTTCCAACCGGGCCTTGAGAGTCTGCAGGAACCGGCCGGCATCCGCGCCATCGACCAGGCGGTGATCGTAGGTCAGGCAGAGGTACATCATTGACCGGATGGCGATGGTGTCTTCCCCATCTGCGTCCGTAACCACGACGGGGCGCTTGACGATCGCGCCGGTGCCGAGGATGCCCACCTGCGGCTGGTTGATGATCGGGGTGTCGAACAGGGCGCCGACCGACCCGATGTTGGTGATGGTGAACGTTCCGCCGGAAAGTTCATCCGGCCCAATCTGACCGCTGCGGGTGCGGGCACCCACGTCCGCGATCTTCTTGGCGAGACCCGCAAGGTTGAGATTTCCGGCGTCGCTGATGACCGGGACGAGAAGTCCCTTCTCGGTGTCCACCGCAATCGCCAGGTGCTCGGCGTCGTGGTATGTGACTTCCTTGGCTTCCTCATCGAACGAAGCGTTCAGCTTGGGGTGCTGCTTCAGCGCCTCCGTGACGGTCTTCGCAATGAATGGGAGGAACGTGAGCTTGGCGCCGTTTTGCGACTGGAAGGTTTCCTTGGCCTTCGAACGCAGGCGGGCAACCCTGGTCATGTCGACCTCGATCACCTGCGTGAGCTGGGCTGATGCTTCCAGTGACTCGCGCATACGCCGGGCGATGGTCTGTCGGATGCGAGGTGCCTTCTCGACAGTGCCGCGCAGCTTCGACGGCGCGGGTGCTGCCGGGGCTGTAGGTGCCGTTCCGGCGGACTGGGGAGCAGCCGCTTCCGATGCGGTTGATTTGGCTGCTTCGGCTGCCTCGAGGACGTCCTGCTTGCGGATGCGTCCGCCGACGCCGGTACCCTTGAGCCCAGCCAGATCAACGCCGTGCTGGTTCGCGAGCTTGCGCACCAGTGGGGTGACATAGACCGAATCGGAGCCCGAGGCTGCTTCACTTTCTTCATCGGGGGAGGGAGCGGGAGCAGGCTGGTCCTTGGCGGGCGCAGGCGGAGCTTTTTCTTCAGCTGCCGGCTCGGCAGGCTGGGGTTCGGCTTCGCCGCCCTGGGCGGGTTCGGCAGCTGGCTCTTCACGGTCGCCCGATGGAGCGGCGGCAACGGGCTCGGCTTCCTTAGGCTCAGCCTGCGCAGGGGCGGCGCTGCCGGAGCCGATCACCGCGAGCACCGAGCCGACCTCAGCCGTCTCGTCCTCATTGACCCGGATCTCCTGCAGAGTACCGGCAACGGGCGAGGGAATCTCGGTGTCTACCTTGTCGGTCGATACCTCGAGCAGCGGCTCGTCGACCTCGACTTCGTCGCCGACAGCCTTGAGCCAGCGTGTCACCGTACCCTCAGTCACGCTCTCACCGAGTGCAGGGAGTGTGACCTCGGTGCCGTCTCCACCGCCCTGACCGCTACCGCTGTCAGACTCCGGTGCCGGGGTTGCTTCGGGCTCCTCGCTGCTCTCTGGAGCCGCTGTCTCCGCCTCACCGTTGTCTGAATCCTGTGCAGGATCCTCCGACCCGGAATCTGCCGACTCGTCACCCTCGGAGCCCGAATCGTCCGAGCCGCCGGCACCATCACCGATCCGTACCAGGGGAGCACCTACCTCTGCGGTCTCGTCCTCGGCAACAAGGATCTCCTCGATCACGCCGGCAACCGGGGACGGGATCTCGGTGTCTACCTTGTCGGTCGAGACTTCGAGCAGCGGCTCATCCACTTCGACGCGGTCGCCGACCTGCTTGAGCCAACGGGTGACGGTACCCTCAGTGACGCTCTCGCCCAGGGCCGGTAAGTTCACGGATTCAGACATGTTGTCCGTTTCTCCTTGTTCGTTCTACCTCCGGCCGCCGGTATTGAGGACCAGCGGCGTCGGTGTGAGGTTGCCAGTGATGCTTTGGTTGGAGCCTTGTGCGACCGGATGGTGCAGAGCCGCGGTTCCGGGAGTGCTCTATTAGCCGTGCAGGGGCTTGCCTGCCAGGGCGAGGTGGGCCTCGCCGAGCGACTCGTTCTGGGTGGGGTGCGCGTGGACCAGTTGAGCCACGTCCTCCGGGTAGGCCTCCCAGTTCACGATCAGTTGTGCTTCGCCAATTTGTTCGCCCATTCGGGTGCCGATCATGTGAACGCCGACCACCGGCCCGTCCTTCTCACGGACCAGCTTCACGATGCCACCGGTGCCGAGAATGGAGCTCTTGCCGTTGCCAGCCAGGTTGTACTCCTGGGTTTCGACCCTGTCATCCCCCAGCTTTTCCTTTGCGGCCTTCTCGGTGAGGCCGACCGATGCGATTTCAGGCTCGCAGTAAGTGACCTTCGGAATATTGACGTCTTCGACGATGACCGGCTTGAGCCCTGCGATCTCTTCAGCGACGAAGATGCCCTGCTGGTAGCCGCGGTGTGCGAGCTGAAGGCCCGGCACGATGTCGCCGACTGCGTAGATGTTTCCGACACCCGTGTGCAGGCGCTCGTTCGTGATGACGAATCCACGGTCAAGGGTGACTCCGGCATCCTCATAGCCCAGGCCGTCAGTAACGGGGCCACGGCCTACCGCGACGAGCAGGAGGTCTGCTTCGAAGGTCTTGCCGTCGACGAGGGTGACCTTGACGCCGTCGTCGTTCTGTTCAACCTTGTCGAAGAAGGTGCCGGTGTTGAACTTGATGCCGCGCTTCTTGAAAGCGCGCTCCAGGTTCTTGACGATCGAGGCATCCTCGTTGGGGACGAGCGAAGGCAGGCCTTCAATGATCGTGACGTCGACGCCGAACGATTTCCAGACCGAAGCGAACTCGCAGCCGATCACGCCGCCCCCGAGCACGATTGCGCTCGATGGAATGGTG
This genomic interval carries:
- a CDS encoding OsmC family protein; its protein translation is MATVRSAHTVWTGDLPSGSGQVSLDTSGLGTYDVTWKARAEEAGGKTSPEELIAAAHSACFSMAFSHALGGEGKTPDRVETNAEVDFEAGVGITAIRLTLKASVPGLSEEDFQRIAEDAKTGCPVSQALAGVKDISLDATLES
- the sucB gene encoding 2-oxoglutarate dehydrogenase, E2 component, dihydrolipoamide succinyltransferase, coding for MSESVNLPALGESVTEGTVTRWLKQVGDRVEVDEPLLEVSTDKVDTEIPSPVAGVIEEILVAEDETAEVGAPLVRIGDGAGGSDDSGSEGDESADSGSEDPAQDSDNGEAETAAPESSEEPEATPAPESDSGSGQGGGDGTEVTLPALGESVTEGTVTRWLKAVGDEVEVDEPLLEVSTDKVDTEIPSPVAGTLQEIRVNEDETAEVGSVLAVIGSGSAAPAQAEPKEAEPVAAAPSGDREEPAAEPAQGGEAEPQPAEPAAEEKAPPAPAKDQPAPAPSPDEESEAASGSDSVYVTPLVRKLANQHGVDLAGLKGTGVGGRIRKQDVLEAAEAAKSTASEAAAPQSAGTAPTAPAAPAPSKLRGTVEKAPRIRQTIARRMRESLEASAQLTQVIEVDMTRVARLRSKAKETFQSQNGAKLTFLPFIAKTVTEALKQHPKLNASFDEEAKEVTYHDAEHLAIAVDTEKGLLVPVISDAGNLNLAGLAKKIADVGARTRSGQIGPDELSGGTFTITNIGSVGALFDTPIINQPQVGILGTGAIVKRPVVVTDADGEDTIAIRSMMYLCLTYDHRLVDGADAGRFLQTLKARLEDGAFEADLGL
- the lpdA gene encoding dihydrolipoyl dehydrogenase codes for the protein MAETATAQEFDILVLGGGSGGYAAALRAVQLGFTVGLIEKGKLGGTCLHNGCIPTKALLHSAEVADSARSAEKYGIKATFESIDMPAVNAYKDGIVAGKFKGLQGLIKSKGITVIEGAGKLTGKNTVEVDGTTYTGKNIVLATGSYSRSLPGLEIGGKVITSDQALTMDTIPSSAIVLGGGVIGCEFASVWKSFGVDVTIIEGLPSLVPNEDASIVKNLERAFKKRGIKFNTGTFFDKVEQNDDGVKVTLVDGKTFEADLLLVAVGRGPVTDGLGYEDAGVTLDRGFVITNERLHTGVGNIYAVGDIVPGLQLAHRGYQQGIFVAEEIAGLKPVIVEDVNIPKVTYCEPEIASVGLTEKAAKEKLGDDRVETQEYNLAGNGKSSILGTGGIVKLVREKDGPVVGVHMIGTRMGEQIGEAQLIVNWEAYPEDVAQLVHAHPTQNESLGEAHLALAGKPLHG